The Solea senegalensis isolate Sse05_10M linkage group LG4, IFAPA_SoseM_1, whole genome shotgun sequence genome includes a region encoding these proteins:
- the zgc:109965 gene encoding nicalin-1-like: MSLKAVGVAVVLLLCAQCLHGSALPAVSSYEFTAYRMQQYNLAQRKHGCHGAIVVAEARSADEPVLTRRCVIMKVPDFTTEKYLEAQKQNAAAILILVPKNTSSIPPVSVQSFMVSERETLQTETLMPVYVVPEDEQLLYMYEEVKQAAASRTSSIFIRVLRSMITATAFQILVSNNAPIKATTDISIVTLEGVLPGAGEDVPTILITAHYDSYGLTPWLSYGADSNGSGVTILLELMRLFQKLYSSPRTRPRYNLMFSLTGSGKYNFLGTKRWIEENLDHAESSLLHDNVAFVVCLDTLANADELYMHVSRPPKNATPMHSFIQHLEEVVSSRFPWVKVGLVHKKINLVESTVAWEHERYSLRRIPGFTLSHLEDPKSELRGSILDTVSQVDFRKMKRNGIIIAEALAQFIYNLSDKGSPKDVQVFKGQMDFQDSRMSSLMSFLMSVPRATQLLDREPGHILLVSSLEHEFKRYLQQVHRHDFRQDRRDPDITFFDQMEQPVVMYRVKPAAFDLFLGGCIAAYLGIVYYAIQNFGCVYTKLKAAVKTKHQ; encoded by the exons ATGTCGCTGAAGGCGGTGGGTGTGgctgtggtgctgctgctctgcGCCCAGTGTCTGCATGGCTCTGCTCTTCCTGCTGTATCCTCCTATGAGTTCACTGCCTACAGGATGCAACAGTACAACCTGGCACAACGGAAGCATG GTTGCCATGGAGCCATCGTGGTGGCGGAGGCACGGTCGGCCGATGAACCAGTGCTGACCCGCCGTTGTGTCATCATGAAGGTGCCGGACTTCACTACCGAAAAATATCTGGAGGCCCAGAAGCAAAATGCAGCGGCCATCCTGATTCTGGTGCCTAAAAATACTTCCAGTATCCCCCCGGTCTCTGTGCAG tcctTCATGGTGAGTGAGAGGGAGACTCTGCAGACGGAGACGCTCATGCCTGTGTATGTCGTACCTGAAGACGAGCAGCTGCTTTACATGTATGAGGAGGTCAAGCAGGCCGCAGCCTCCCGAACCTCATCTATATTCATCCGAG TTCTTCGAAGTATGATCACAGCGACAGCTTTTCAGATCTTAGTGAGCAACAACGCCCCAATCAAGGCCACGACTGACATCTCTATAGTCACACTGGAG GGAGTGCTTCCAGGAGCAGGAGAAGATGTGCCCACTATTCTCATCACTGCCCACTATGATTCCTATGGGCTGACACCA TGGTTATCGTACGGAGCGGACTCTAATGGCAGTGGAGTTACCATCCTGCTGGAGTTGATGCGCCTCTTCCAGAAGCTTTACAGTAGTCCCAGGACCAGACCACG GTATAATTTAATGTTCTCCTTGACTGGAAGTGGAAAATACAACTTTCTTGGCACAAAGAGATGGATTGAGGAGAATCTGGACCATGCAG AGTCCAGTCTGCTTCATGACAATGTGgcgtttgttgtgtgtttggataCACTGGCCAACGCTGATGAGTTGTATATGCATGTGTCCCGGCCTCCTAAAAATGCAACCCCCATGCATTCTTTCATCCAACATTTGGAGGAG GTAGTTTCTTCCAGATTTCCCTGGGTGAAGGtgggtttggtccataaaaagaTCAATCTTGTGGAGTCCACGGTAGCGTGGGAGCATGAGCGTTACAGTCTGCGCAGGATCCCGggtttcactctctctcacctggAGGACCCCAAATCTGAGCTGCGAGGGTCGATACTCGACACGGT GTCACAAGTGGATTTCAGGAAAATGAAGCGCAATGGCATCATCATAGCAGAAGCACTGGCACAGTTTATCTACAATCTCTCTGACAAA GGTTCACCAAAAGATGTGCAGGTTTTTAAGGGACAGATG GACTTTCAGGACAGTCGTATGTCGAGCCTGATGTCCTTCCTAATGTCGGTCCCCCGGGCAACCCAGCTGTTGGATAGGGAGCCCGGTCACATCCTGCTGGTCAGTTCACTGGAGCACGAATTTAAACGATACCTACAGCAAGTCCACAGACACGATTTCCGCCAGGACAGACG GGACCCTGATATTACCTTTTTTGACCAAATGGAGCAACCGGTAGTGATGTACAG aGTGAAACCTGCAGCCTTTGATCTCTTCCTCGGTGGCTGCATTGCCGCTTATTTGGGGATTGTTTACTATGCGATCCAG AATTTTGGATGTGTCTACACAAAACTGAAGGCTGCAGTGAAAACCAAGCACCAGTGA